Proteins encoded in a region of the Isosphaeraceae bacterium EP7 genome:
- a CDS encoding glucose 1-dehydrogenase: protein MPKLAGKVAVVTGASKGIGASIAKHLAAEGASVVVNYSSSKEGADRVVAVIEKAGGKAIAVGANVSKKAEIDALFAATTKAYGRLDVLVNNAGIFEFSPLETITEEHFHKQFNLNVLGLVLVTQKAAELFGPEGGSVINISSVVGTSPRPGVSIYSATKGAVDAITKSLSKELGAKKIRVNSLSPGMVETEGVHAAGFLGTDFHTQAIEQTPLGRIGQPEDIGKVAVFLASDDSGWVTGVTLTASGGSD, encoded by the coding sequence ATGCCGAAGCTTGCCGGGAAAGTCGCGGTTGTCACGGGCGCATCCAAGGGGATCGGCGCCTCGATCGCCAAGCATCTGGCCGCAGAAGGTGCCTCGGTGGTTGTGAACTACTCCTCCAGCAAGGAGGGGGCGGACCGGGTCGTCGCCGTGATCGAGAAGGCCGGCGGGAAGGCGATCGCCGTGGGGGCCAACGTCTCCAAGAAGGCGGAGATCGACGCGCTCTTCGCGGCGACGACCAAGGCCTATGGGCGGCTTGACGTGCTGGTGAACAATGCCGGCATCTTCGAGTTCTCGCCGCTGGAGACGATCACCGAGGAGCACTTCCACAAGCAGTTCAACCTGAACGTGCTGGGGCTGGTCCTGGTCACGCAGAAGGCCGCCGAACTATTCGGCCCCGAGGGGGGGAGCGTCATCAACATCAGCTCGGTCGTCGGGACGTCGCCGAGGCCGGGCGTGTCGATCTACAGCGCGACGAAGGGCGCGGTCGACGCGATTACCAAGTCGCTCTCGAAGGAGCTTGGCGCGAAGAAGATCCGCGTGAACTCGCTCAGCCCGGGGATGGTCGAGACGGAAGGGGTCCACGCGGCCGGCTTCCTGGGGACGGACTTCCACACGCAGGCGATCGAGCAGACCCCGCTCGGCCGGATCGGCCAGCCGGAGGATATCGGCAAGGTCGCCGTGTTCCTGGCCTCCGACGACTCGGGCTGGGTCACGGGCGTGACTCTGACGGCCAGCGGCGGGTCGGACTGA
- a CDS encoding A24 family peptidase — translation MPGPEQLPLVVAAAITLVAAATDLRQFKVYNWLTFPALLGGLLASTWFGGLAGLGQSMAGATVGFCALVVFFAAGGVGAGDVKLLTALGAWLGPRLTLEVCLASALAAGLYALVLVVRRGGTMMAFIEICELGRGMLRPGEWARPAASIEAETSRDDRRHRLVPFAAMTCVGFFAALAWHRAELDGVRPTAAMQGPSVASTGGPR, via the coding sequence ATGCCCGGACCGGAACAACTCCCGCTCGTCGTCGCCGCAGCCATCACCCTGGTGGCCGCGGCGACCGACTTGCGCCAATTCAAGGTCTACAACTGGCTCACCTTCCCGGCCTTGCTGGGCGGCCTGCTCGCCTCGACCTGGTTCGGCGGGCTGGCCGGGCTGGGCCAGAGCATGGCGGGCGCGACGGTCGGATTCTGCGCGCTCGTCGTGTTCTTCGCCGCGGGGGGCGTCGGCGCGGGGGATGTCAAGCTGCTGACGGCCCTGGGCGCCTGGCTGGGTCCCCGGCTCACGCTCGAAGTCTGCCTCGCCTCGGCGCTGGCCGCGGGGCTCTACGCGCTCGTCCTGGTGGTGCGAAGGGGGGGGACCATGATGGCTTTCATCGAGATCTGCGAGCTGGGGCGCGGGATGCTCAGGCCCGGGGAGTGGGCCCGGCCCGCGGCTTCGATCGAGGCCGAGACCAGCCGCGATGATCGCCGGCACAGGCTCGTCCCGTTCGCGGCCATGACCTGCGTCGGCTTCTTCGCCGCGCTGGCCTGGCACCGGGCCGAGCTGGACGGGGTCCGGCCGACCGCCGCGATGCAGGGCCCCTCGGTCGCCTCGACGGGAGGCCCGCGATGA
- a CDS encoding PfkB family carbohydrate kinase: protein MTGRYPALRVAVVGDFFLDRYLHIDPARAETSIETGLPVHNVVEVRSQPGAAGTILNNLVALGIGQIHAVGYCGDDGEGYELRRALEQQPGVRLDHFITTTARRTPVYCKPLIIEPGKPPVELSRLDSKNWTPTPPDLQADLARRVAILARQVDVILLLEQVDLPATGVVTPPVAAAAHAAQLERPGLVVLADSRQGLGHFPPVTFKMNAAELAHMTGGVATDVEAARDQAATLAARNNRPVFVTLADQGMVGAQPDRPAEAVPSHPVRGEIDIVGAGDSVTANLAAALAAGATPREAMQLAMAAASLVIHQLGTTGTASVAQIAGLLRFA, encoded by the coding sequence TTGACCGGCCGCTACCCGGCCCTGCGGGTCGCCGTGGTGGGCGACTTCTTCCTCGATCGCTACCTCCACATCGACCCCGCCAGGGCCGAGACCTCGATCGAGACCGGCCTGCCGGTGCACAACGTCGTCGAGGTCCGCAGCCAGCCGGGCGCCGCAGGCACCATCCTCAACAATCTCGTCGCCCTCGGCATCGGCCAGATCCACGCCGTCGGCTACTGCGGGGACGACGGCGAGGGCTACGAGCTGCGCCGGGCCCTGGAACAACAGCCCGGGGTCCGCCTCGACCACTTCATCACCACCACCGCGCGCCGGACCCCCGTCTACTGCAAGCCGCTCATCATCGAGCCCGGCAAGCCCCCCGTCGAGCTGAGCCGCCTCGACTCCAAGAACTGGACGCCCACGCCTCCCGACCTCCAGGCCGACCTCGCCCGCCGGGTTGCGATCCTCGCCCGCCAGGTCGACGTCATCCTCCTCCTCGAACAGGTCGACCTGCCCGCCACCGGAGTCGTCACCCCCCCCGTGGCCGCCGCCGCGCACGCCGCCCAGCTCGAGCGTCCCGGCCTGGTCGTCCTGGCCGACAGCCGCCAGGGCCTGGGCCACTTCCCCCCCGTCACCTTCAAGATGAACGCCGCCGAGCTGGCCCACATGACCGGAGGGGTCGCCACCGACGTCGAGGCCGCTCGAGACCAGGCCGCCACCCTCGCCGCCCGCAACAACCGCCCCGTCTTCGTGACCCTCGCCGATCAGGGGATGGTCGGGGCCCAGCCCGACCGCCCCGCCGAGGCCGTCCCCTCCCACCCCGTCCGGGGCGAGATCGACATCGTCGGAGCCGGGGATTCCGTCACGGCCAACCTCGCCGCCGCCCTCGCCGCGGGGGCCACCCCCCGAGAAGCCATGCAGCTCGCCATGGCCGCCGCTTCGCTGGTCATCCACCAGCTAGG
- a CDS encoding HAD hydrolase-like protein: protein MSANSPRWASVELPAPAEPRPEISHVLFDFDGTLSLIRQGWPEVMVPMFVEALPRIDGESIEQARALVLDDIMRLNGKQTIYQMMQLADRIKERGGSPQEPLWYKHDYLRRLGDHIGARTSGMAAGSVDPETYLVHGARPLLEHLRSLGLTLYLASGTDEQAVKDEAKLLGITEFFGPHIYGAQDDFKTFSKKIIIDRILAEHGIPGRQLLAFGDGYVEIENTKQVGGFAVAVASDEANNGSGNVDPWKRERLLGVGADAVIPDFRDAIPLVDHLMGR, encoded by the coding sequence ATGAGCGCCAACTCACCCCGCTGGGCCAGCGTCGAGCTGCCCGCCCCGGCCGAGCCCCGCCCCGAGATCAGCCACGTCCTGTTCGACTTCGACGGCACCCTCTCTCTGATCCGTCAGGGGTGGCCCGAGGTCATGGTCCCCATGTTCGTCGAGGCCCTCCCCCGCATCGACGGCGAGAGCATCGAGCAGGCCCGCGCCCTCGTCCTCGACGACATCATGCGGCTCAACGGCAAGCAGACCATCTATCAGATGATGCAGCTGGCCGACCGCATCAAGGAACGCGGGGGGAGCCCGCAAGAGCCCCTCTGGTACAAGCATGATTACCTGAGGCGTCTGGGCGACCACATCGGCGCCCGCACCTCCGGCATGGCCGCCGGGTCCGTGGACCCCGAGACCTACCTCGTCCACGGAGCCCGACCGCTGCTCGAACACCTCCGCAGCCTGGGCCTGACCCTCTACCTTGCCAGCGGCACCGACGAGCAGGCCGTCAAGGACGAGGCCAAGCTCCTGGGCATCACCGAGTTCTTCGGCCCCCATATTTACGGGGCCCAGGACGACTTCAAGACCTTCTCCAAGAAGATCATCATCGACCGGATCCTCGCCGAGCATGGCATCCCCGGCCGTCAGCTCCTCGCCTTCGGCGACGGCTACGTCGAGATCGAGAACACCAAGCAGGTCGGCGGATTCGCCGTCGCCGTCGCCAGCGACGAGGCCAACAACGGGTCGGGAAACGTCGACCCCTGGAAGCGAGAACGCCTCCTCGGCGTGGGAGCAGACGCCGTCATCCCAGACTTCCGCGATGCCATCCCGCTCGTCGACCATCTCATGGGTCGCTGA
- a CDS encoding Flp family type IVb pilin, with protein sequence MSMFFRRLMTEQDGATMVEYALMIALIGAAAVAAIRILSTSISGQYTDVGSSVNFAGSASVID encoded by the coding sequence ATGAGCATGTTTTTCAGGCGACTGATGACCGAACAAGACGGCGCCACCATGGTCGAGTACGCCCTGATGATCGCACTCATCGGCGCCGCGGCCGTCGCGGCCATCAGGATTCTCTCCACGTCCATCAGCGGCCAGTACACCGATGTGGGCTCGTCCGTGAATTTCGCCGGGTCGGCCTCCGTCATCGACTGA
- a CDS encoding SIS domain-containing protein — protein MSNLGGWLTAYRDRQQELLSALPLSQVEDIVGLLKAALDADTQVFVFGNGGSAANASHFVTDVGKGASDVTHRRFRILSLNDNTAWMTALGNDYAYEDVFLRQLQNYGNKGDLALCMSVSGNSPNLVKAMRWARDNGLATVALVGEKRGALAEVAEHVLVIPDGHYGRVEDAQMTVCHMLAYAFMEAAHAEGARS, from the coding sequence ATGTCGAACCTCGGTGGCTGGCTGACGGCGTACCGCGACCGCCAGCAGGAATTGCTCTCCGCCCTGCCCCTCTCCCAGGTCGAGGACATCGTCGGCCTGCTCAAGGCGGCCCTCGACGCCGACACGCAGGTCTTCGTCTTCGGCAACGGCGGCAGCGCGGCCAACGCGTCGCACTTCGTCACCGACGTGGGCAAGGGGGCGTCAGACGTCACCCACCGGCGGTTCCGCATCCTCTCGCTGAACGACAACACCGCCTGGATGACCGCCCTGGGCAATGATTATGCCTATGAAGACGTCTTCCTCCGCCAGCTCCAGAATTACGGCAACAAGGGCGACCTGGCCCTCTGCATGAGCGTCAGCGGAAACTCGCCCAACCTGGTCAAAGCGATGCGCTGGGCCCGCGACAACGGCCTGGCCACCGTCGCCCTGGTGGGCGAGAAGCGCGGGGCCCTGGCGGAAGTCGCCGAGCACGTCCTGGTGATCCCCGACGGCCATTATGGCCGCGTCGAGGACGCCCAGATGACCGTCTGCCACATGCTCGCCTACGCCTTCATGGAAGCGGCGCACGCCGAAGGGGCCCGTTCATGA
- a CDS encoding CpaF family protein codes for MMSQIATDSLATTMAAGDDRMLRIKQTLHQKLISELDLSAIASMSQEELREEVRRGAEHLCRQSNDLLSFAERERLIGEVLDETFGIGPLEPLMRDPTISDILVNGPKCVYVERRGRLTRSDVVFNDEKHLIEIVRRIVSRVGRRIDETSPLCDARMADGSRVNAVIPPLALDGTLLSIRRSSKTPLQFKDLVEKKAITSEMVDFLSAATRARVNMIVSGGTGSGKTTLMNALSSFIPDDERVATIEDAAELKLQQSHVVRMETRPANLEGNGAILTRDLVKNALRMRPDRIIVGECRGGETLDMLQAMNTGHDGSMTTIHANDTRDAVGRIEMMVGMAGFDLPIWIIRRQIASAVQIIVQAARLTGGARKIIKISEITGMEEDVVSMQDLFVFKQTGVDEDRVAQGYFYCTGIRPKCLEMFEACGVKLPGDMFERRILSGQAKGDMPR; via the coding sequence ATGATGAGCCAGATTGCCACCGACTCGCTCGCGACCACGATGGCGGCGGGCGACGACCGGATGCTGCGGATCAAGCAGACCCTGCACCAGAAGCTCATCTCGGAGCTTGACCTCTCCGCGATCGCGTCGATGAGCCAGGAAGAGCTGCGCGAGGAGGTCCGGCGGGGGGCCGAGCACCTCTGCCGCCAGAGCAACGACCTGCTGAGCTTCGCCGAGCGCGAGCGGCTCATCGGCGAGGTGCTCGACGAGACCTTCGGCATCGGCCCGCTCGAGCCCTTGATGCGCGACCCGACCATCTCGGACATCCTGGTCAACGGGCCGAAGTGCGTCTACGTCGAGCGCCGGGGGCGGCTCACCCGCTCCGACGTCGTCTTCAACGACGAGAAGCACCTCATCGAGATCGTCCGGCGCATCGTCAGCCGGGTCGGCCGTCGCATCGACGAGACGTCGCCCCTGTGCGACGCACGCATGGCCGACGGCTCGCGCGTCAACGCGGTCATCCCACCCCTGGCCCTGGACGGCACCCTGCTGTCGATCCGCCGATCGAGCAAGACGCCGCTCCAGTTCAAGGACCTGGTGGAGAAGAAGGCGATCACCAGCGAGATGGTCGACTTCCTGTCGGCCGCCACGCGGGCCCGCGTCAACATGATCGTCTCGGGGGGGACGGGATCGGGCAAGACGACCCTGATGAATGCGCTCTCGTCGTTCATCCCCGACGACGAGCGGGTGGCGACCATCGAGGACGCCGCCGAGCTGAAGCTCCAGCAGTCGCACGTCGTCCGGATGGAGACCAGGCCCGCCAACCTCGAGGGCAACGGCGCGATCCTCACGCGCGACCTGGTCAAGAACGCGCTACGCATGCGGCCCGACCGGATCATCGTCGGCGAGTGCCGCGGCGGCGAGACGCTGGACATGCTCCAGGCGATGAACACCGGCCACGACGGCAGCATGACGACGATCCACGCCAACGACACCCGCGACGCCGTCGGCCGCATTGAGATGATGGTGGGCATGGCCGGATTCGACCTGCCCATCTGGATCATCCGCCGGCAGATCGCCTCGGCCGTGCAGATCATCGTCCAGGCGGCCAGGCTCACGGGCGGGGCGCGCAAGATCATCAAGATCTCGGAGATCACCGGCATGGAGGAGGACGTCGTCAGCATGCAGGACCTGTTCGTCTTCAAGCAGACGGGGGTCGACGAAGACCGGGTCGCGCAAGGCTACTTCTACTGCACGGGCATCCGGCCGAAGTGCCTGGAGATGTTCGAGGCGTGCGGCGTGAAGCTCC
- the cpaB gene encoding Flp pilus assembly protein CpaB → MSPRTILVVVLALACGLCAAAGIQLMRSGEPGGKVETFPVLYAAADIQRGETIKKASLSVRRVPKEQVPEGCLTKEADAVERVAHFPMLKGDVLSDLKLAPKGSGSGMAALIRPGMRAFTIQTASLSSSMAGFLLPGNKVDVLLTVASQGAADDPSGGGSATTILQNIEILAVHTSVDAPSANKMDPDQARSVTLLVTPKQAARLDLGQNKGTLHLTMRNPLDEGMVDEPPATSTDLPLHRPAPPPPVEVAAAPIPAPPPPPPPEPVHRDWVMTTRTLRGTSVGQDRVTVRTPLTPRRSRTQVASDSP, encoded by the coding sequence ATGAGCCCGCGAACAATCCTCGTGGTGGTGCTGGCGCTGGCCTGCGGCCTCTGCGCCGCGGCGGGCATCCAGCTCATGAGGTCGGGCGAGCCCGGCGGGAAGGTCGAGACGTTCCCGGTCCTTTACGCCGCCGCGGACATCCAGCGGGGCGAGACGATCAAGAAGGCGTCGCTGTCCGTCCGCAGGGTCCCCAAGGAGCAAGTCCCCGAGGGGTGCCTGACGAAGGAGGCCGACGCCGTCGAGCGCGTGGCCCATTTCCCGATGCTCAAGGGGGACGTCCTGAGCGACCTGAAGCTGGCCCCCAAGGGCTCGGGCTCGGGGATGGCCGCCCTGATCCGGCCGGGGATGCGTGCCTTCACGATCCAGACGGCCAGCCTATCGTCGTCGATGGCCGGGTTCTTGCTGCCCGGCAACAAGGTGGACGTGCTCCTGACCGTCGCCAGCCAGGGGGCCGCCGACGACCCGTCGGGCGGCGGTTCGGCGACCACGATCCTCCAGAATATCGAGATCCTCGCGGTCCACACGAGCGTGGATGCGCCCTCGGCCAACAAGATGGACCCCGACCAGGCCCGGTCGGTCACGCTGCTGGTCACGCCCAAGCAGGCCGCCCGCCTGGACCTGGGGCAGAACAAGGGGACGCTGCACCTGACGATGCGGAACCCGCTGGACGAGGGGATGGTCGACGAGCCGCCGGCGACCTCGACCGACCTGCCTCTGCACAGGCCGGCCCCGCCTCCGCCCGTGGAGGTGGCCGCCGCGCCGATCCCGGCACCGCCACCACCGCCGCCGCCCGAGCCGGTCCACAGAGACTGGGTGATGACCACGAGAACGCTGCGCGGGACGAGTGTCGGCCAGGACCGGGTCACCGTCCGGACGCCCCTCACGCCTCGGCGGTCGCGCACCCAGGTCGCCTCGGATTCCCCCTGA
- a CDS encoding Flp family type IVb pilin: MSKFFKRLMTEQDGATMVEYALMIALIGAAAVAAITTLSTAISGKFTDVGTAVTSAGS, translated from the coding sequence ATGAGCAAGTTCTTCAAGCGACTGATGACCGAACAAGACGGCGCCACCATGGTCGAGTACGCCCTGATGATCGCACTCATCGGCGCCGCGGCCGTCGCGGCCATCACCACGCTCTCCACCGCCATCAGCGGCAAGTTCACCGACGTGGGCACCGCGGTCACCTCCGCCGGCAGCTGA
- a CDS encoding cystathionine gamma-synthase has translation MGDDLSEAGFSTRAIHAGQGPDPTTGATIVPIYATSTYTQDAPGQHKGYDYSRSGNPTRTALETCLASLEGGARGLTFASGLAATTAVLSTLRPGDEIAAAADLYGGTFRLLERVFRPWGLIPRYTEDASPEGFGQIIGPKTKLVWIETPTNPLLQVLDIAALAELAHGRGALLAVDNTFASPYLQRPLEHGADLVVHSTTKYLGGHSDVIGGAVIGPIDLLEPIAFYQNAAGAVPGPFDAWLTLRGIKTLALRMERHCANARSLADWLSKHPKVARVYYPGLPDHPNHAVARRQMSDFGGMISLRLHGGAEAAKHLLASTKLFSLAESLGGVESLIGHPATMTHASIPAEIRAARGVDDGLVRLSVGVEDVNDLRADLERGLS, from the coding sequence ATGGGCGATGATCTCAGCGAGGCCGGCTTCTCGACGCGCGCCATCCACGCCGGCCAGGGGCCCGACCCCACCACCGGCGCGACGATCGTGCCCATCTACGCGACGTCCACCTATACCCAGGACGCCCCTGGGCAGCACAAGGGTTACGACTACTCGCGCAGCGGCAACCCGACCCGCACCGCCCTGGAAACCTGCCTGGCCTCCCTGGAAGGGGGCGCGCGGGGGCTCACCTTCGCCTCGGGGCTGGCCGCGACCACGGCCGTCCTCTCGACCTTGAGGCCCGGCGACGAGATCGCCGCCGCCGCCGACCTGTACGGCGGCACCTTTCGCCTGCTGGAGCGAGTCTTCCGCCCCTGGGGGCTCATCCCTCGCTACACCGAGGATGCCAGCCCGGAAGGCTTCGGCCAGATCATCGGCCCGAAGACGAAGCTCGTCTGGATCGAGACGCCCACCAACCCCCTGCTCCAGGTCCTTGACATCGCCGCGCTCGCCGAGCTTGCCCACGGCCGGGGCGCCCTCCTGGCGGTCGACAATACGTTCGCGTCGCCCTACCTCCAGCGTCCCCTGGAGCACGGCGCCGACCTCGTCGTCCACAGCACGACGAAGTATCTGGGCGGCCACTCCGACGTCATCGGCGGCGCGGTCATCGGCCCGATTGACCTGCTCGAGCCGATCGCCTTCTATCAGAACGCCGCAGGCGCGGTCCCCGGCCCCTTCGACGCCTGGCTGACCCTGCGCGGGATCAAGACCCTGGCCCTCCGCATGGAGAGGCACTGCGCCAACGCCCGGTCGCTGGCGGACTGGCTCTCGAAGCACCCCAAGGTCGCCCGCGTCTATTATCCAGGCCTTCCCGACCACCCCAACCACGCCGTCGCGCGCCGCCAGATGAGCGACTTCGGTGGCATGATCAGCCTCCGCCTCCACGGCGGCGCCGAGGCCGCGAAGCATCTGCTCGCTTCGACCAAGCTCTTCAGCCTGGCCGAGAGCCTCGGCGGCGTCGAATCCCTCATCGGCCACCCGGCGACGATGACCCATGCCAGCATCCCGGCCGAGATCCGCGCCGCCAGGGGCGTCGACGACGGCCTGGTCCGCCTCAGCGTCGGCGTCGAGGACGTCAACGACCTTCGCGCCGACCTGGAACGGGGCCTGTCCTGA
- a CDS encoding pyridoxal-phosphate dependent enzyme, giving the protein MESSTANRPGQAHVPEPLRRTLPGVTPTILEAIGRTPLIPLRCLAEGVPARVLVKLESVNPGGSIKDRVGVAMVDEAERHGWLKPGGTIIEATAGNTGVGLALAAAVRGYRCIFVLPDKMSGEKVRLLKAYGAEIVITPTSVPPDAPESYNGVADRLAREIPGAWRPNQFTNLANPEVHYRTTGPEIWEQTGGAVTVFVSGAGTGGTISGVGRYLKERNPDVKVIGADPEGSILSGDVPKPWKVEGIGEDFVPKTLNGQVVDEWVRVGDAESFRTARAMARQEGLLVGGSSGTAVGAALRYARRLTADDVVVVLCPDTGRNYLSKFFDDAWLAENKLDEAGPVAETVGDLLRSRGPRDLVIVADDATAGRAAELMQERGISQLPVMRDGKSVGSIQEVTLARLLHDHSDLPSVRVGDVMARPLPMVDVNVQLDEAYRLLLAGNSGVLAIAGESVVDIVTRIDLIQYWNRRREA; this is encoded by the coding sequence ATGGAAAGCAGCACTGCGAATCGACCGGGCCAGGCTCACGTGCCCGAGCCCCTCCGCAGGACGCTCCCGGGCGTCACCCCGACCATCCTGGAGGCCATCGGCCGCACGCCGCTCATCCCGCTCAGGTGCCTGGCCGAGGGGGTGCCCGCCCGCGTGCTGGTCAAGCTTGAGAGCGTCAACCCCGGCGGCAGCATCAAGGACCGCGTGGGCGTGGCCATGGTCGACGAGGCCGAGCGCCACGGCTGGCTGAAGCCCGGCGGCACGATCATCGAGGCCACCGCGGGCAACACCGGCGTGGGCCTGGCCCTGGCCGCCGCCGTCCGCGGCTACCGCTGCATCTTCGTCCTGCCCGACAAGATGAGCGGCGAGAAGGTACGCCTGCTGAAGGCCTATGGCGCCGAGATCGTCATCACCCCCACGTCGGTCCCGCCGGACGCCCCCGAGAGCTACAACGGCGTGGCCGACCGCCTCGCCCGCGAGATCCCGGGCGCCTGGCGGCCCAACCAGTTCACCAACCTGGCCAACCCCGAGGTCCATTACCGGACCACCGGCCCTGAGATCTGGGAGCAGACCGGCGGCGCCGTCACCGTCTTCGTCTCGGGGGCCGGCACAGGGGGGACGATCTCGGGAGTCGGCCGCTACCTCAAGGAACGCAACCCCGACGTCAAGGTCATCGGCGCCGACCCCGAAGGGTCGATCCTCTCGGGCGACGTCCCCAAGCCCTGGAAGGTCGAGGGGATCGGCGAAGACTTCGTCCCCAAGACCCTCAACGGCCAGGTCGTCGACGAGTGGGTCCGCGTCGGCGACGCCGAGAGCTTCCGCACCGCCCGGGCGATGGCCCGCCAGGAGGGCCTGCTCGTCGGCGGATCATCCGGCACCGCTGTCGGCGCCGCCCTAAGGTACGCCAGGCGGCTGACGGCCGACGACGTGGTGGTGGTGCTCTGCCCGGACACCGGGCGCAATTACCTGAGCAAGTTCTTCGACGACGCCTGGCTCGCCGAGAACAAGCTCGACGAGGCCGGCCCGGTCGCCGAGACCGTCGGCGACCTGCTGCGTTCCAGGGGCCCCAGGGATCTCGTCATCGTGGCCGACGACGCGACCGCCGGGCGCGCCGCCGAGCTGATGCAGGAGCGCGGGATCTCGCAGCTTCCCGTCATGCGAGACGGCAAGTCGGTGGGCAGCATCCAGGAAGTGACCCTGGCCCGACTGCTGCACGACCATTCCGACCTCCCGAGCGTGCGGGTGGGCGACGTGATGGCCAGGCCCCTGCCCATGGTCGACGTCAACGTCCAGCTCGACGAGGCCTACCGCCTGCTGCTCGCGGGCAACTCGGGCGTCCTGGCCATCGCCGGCGAGTCGGTCGTCGACATCGTCACCCGGATCGACCTGATCCAGTACTGGAACCGACGTCGCGAGGCCTGA
- a CDS encoding Flp family type IVb pilin — protein sequence MSKFFKRLMTEQDGATMVEYALMIALIGAAAVAAITTLSTAISGKFTSVGTAVTSAGS from the coding sequence ATGAGCAAGTTCTTCAAGCGACTGATGACCGAACAAGACGGCGCCACCATGGTCGAGTACGCCCTGATGATCGCACTCATCGGCGCCGCGGCCGTCGCGGCCATCACCACGCTCTCCACCGCCATCAGCGGCAAGTTCACCTCGGTCGGCACCGCGGTCACCTCCGCCGGCAGCTGA